In Haematobia irritans isolate KBUSLIRL chromosome 1, ASM5000362v1, whole genome shotgun sequence, a genomic segment contains:
- the dnk gene encoding deoxynucleoside kinase isoform X1 — MITKLIGRIISSMMSGSNNSVVKVPKYAAGTQPFTVFIEGNIGSGKTTFLNHFQQFQEKICLITEPVEKWRNVRGVNLLELMYKEPERWAMPFQSYVTLTMLQSHTLQTQKPVKLMERSIYSARYCFVENMYRNKIIDPGMYHVLQEWYHFIDNSIHLQADLIVYLRTSPEVVYERMRKRARSEESCVPLKYLEELHKLHEEWLIKNRAFNTNVIVLNANLDLDHIGSEYKRYENHIINPTYTRQQQAVLVSPSKRPHME, encoded by the exons atgatcaccaaattaatag GTCGCATTATCTCCTCAATGATGTCTGGAAGCAATAACTCTGTTGTGAAAGTTCCCAAATATGCCGCAGGAACACAACCATTCACCGTATTTATTGAGGGAAATATAGGAAGTGGTAAAACAACTTTTCTAAATCATTTCCAGCAGTTCCAAGAAAAAATCTGCCTTATTACCGAACCAGTCGAAAAATGGCGTAATGTTCGAGGTGTCAACTTACTA gaaCTTATGTATAAGGAACCAGAACGCTGGGCAATGCCATTCCAATCGTATGTAACGTTGACCATGCTACAAAGCCACACTCTTCAGACTCAAAAACCAGTAAAGCTAATGGAACGCTCTATATATAGTGCAAG ATATTGCTTTGTCGAAAatatgtacagaaataaaataattgaccCTGGAATGTATCATGTACTTCAAGAATGGTATCATTTCATAGACAATTCCATACATTTACAAGCTGATTTAATAG TATATTTGCGAACATCTCCAGAAGTCGTATATGAGCGTATGCGAAAAAGAGCACGTTCAGAAGAAAGTTGCGTTCCTTTAAAGTATCTCGAAGAATTACATAAGCTACACGAAGAATGGTTAATTAAAAATCGGGCTTTTAATACAAAT GTTATAGTGTTAAATGCCAATTTAGACTTGGATCATATAGGATCCGAATATAAACGCTATGAAAACCATATAATCAATCCGACCTATACAAGACAACAGCAGGCTGTTTTAGTTTCGCCCAGTAAACGTCCCCATATGGAATAA
- the dnk gene encoding deoxynucleoside kinase isoform X2 produces MMSGSNNSVVKVPKYAAGTQPFTVFIEGNIGSGKTTFLNHFQQFQEKICLITEPVEKWRNVRGVNLLELMYKEPERWAMPFQSYVTLTMLQSHTLQTQKPVKLMERSIYSARYCFVENMYRNKIIDPGMYHVLQEWYHFIDNSIHLQADLIVYLRTSPEVVYERMRKRARSEESCVPLKYLEELHKLHEEWLIKNRAFNTNVIVLNANLDLDHIGSEYKRYENHIINPTYTRQQQAVLVSPSKRPHME; encoded by the exons ATGATGTCTGGAAGCAATAACTCTGTTGTGAAAGTTCCCAAATATGCCGCAGGAACACAACCATTCACCGTATTTATTGAGGGAAATATAGGAAGTGGTAAAACAACTTTTCTAAATCATTTCCAGCAGTTCCAAGAAAAAATCTGCCTTATTACCGAACCAGTCGAAAAATGGCGTAATGTTCGAGGTGTCAACTTACTA gaaCTTATGTATAAGGAACCAGAACGCTGGGCAATGCCATTCCAATCGTATGTAACGTTGACCATGCTACAAAGCCACACTCTTCAGACTCAAAAACCAGTAAAGCTAATGGAACGCTCTATATATAGTGCAAG ATATTGCTTTGTCGAAAatatgtacagaaataaaataattgaccCTGGAATGTATCATGTACTTCAAGAATGGTATCATTTCATAGACAATTCCATACATTTACAAGCTGATTTAATAG TATATTTGCGAACATCTCCAGAAGTCGTATATGAGCGTATGCGAAAAAGAGCACGTTCAGAAGAAAGTTGCGTTCCTTTAAAGTATCTCGAAGAATTACATAAGCTACACGAAGAATGGTTAATTAAAAATCGGGCTTTTAATACAAAT GTTATAGTGTTAAATGCCAATTTAGACTTGGATCATATAGGATCCGAATATAAACGCTATGAAAACCATATAATCAATCCGACCTATACAAGACAACAGCAGGCTGTTTTAGTTTCGCCCAGTAAACGTCCCCATATGGAATAA